The genomic segment CAGGATCATCCACTTCGAGATCGATCCGGCGGAAATCGGCAAAAACCGCCAAGCCGATGTCGCCGTGCTCGGTGACCTGCGCCTCAGCCTGGCCAGGATGGTTGAGCTGAGTCTGCAGCGAGCAGTCGAGACACGGACGTCGGCCTGGCTGCAGCGGATTGAGGCCTGGAAGCAGCGCTATCCGCTCACCATCCCACCCAAAGAGGGTGAGGTCTATCCCCAGGAGGTGTTGCTGGCAGTACGGGATCTCGCCCCTGATGCAATTGTCACCACTGATGTGGGGCAGCATCAGATGTGGGCTGCTCAGTACCTGCGCAACGGACCCCGTGGCTGGATCAGCAGCGCCGGTCTCGGCACGATGGGTTTTGGGATGCCGGCGGCGATGGGGGCCCAGGTGGCTTGCCCTGACCAGCAGGTTGTTTGCATTGCCGGTGATGCCAGCATCCTGATGAACATTCAGGAGCTGGGAACATTGGCGGCCTACGGGCTCCCGGTGAAAGTGGTGATCGTGAACAACCACTGGCAGGGCATGGTGCGTCAGTGGCAGGAGAGCTTCTACAACGAGCGCTATTCCGCCTCCGACATGCTGAATGGCATGCCTGATTTCATCGCGCTGGCCCGAGCTTTCGGCGTTGATGGCGTGAAGATCAGCTCCCGTGATGCCTTGCACCCTGATCTGGGGCGTGCTCTGTCAGCGCCTGGTCCCATGATCATTGATGTCCATGTGCGACGGGGTGAGAACTGTTATCCGATGGTTCCCCCTGGCAAGAGCAACGCTCAGATGGTTGGTCTGCCAGCCCATCCCGAGCTGGCCATGGACACGACGCGCAACTGTGCAGCCTGCGGGGCCATCACGGCTCACGAGCATCGCTTTTGTCCCCAGTGCGGCGCATCGCTGTGATCCGTCAGCTTCTGCTCGCCCTGCTTGTTGTGCTGCTTGGGGCATCCCCGGTCTGCGCAGCCGAGGTGTTGCAGGTCCGAACGCCTTCACTCCTGCAGGTGGGGGATCACAACCGCACCTACACCGTGGCCTTGCCTTGCATTTCGGTCCCGGAGAACAGAAAGGCCGAAGCTGTGGATTGGCTCAGGCAGCAGCTGCCGCGCCGTCAACGCGTGAACCTCCGGCCTGTGGGGTCCAGTGATGGTCAGCTCCTCGCGAGGGTGATCCCGATCGGTTCCGACATTGATCTCAGCACCGGTTTAATTAGCGCCGGTCTTGCCTCCGACAGCTGTTCCGGGGAGATGGCCTGAGTGGCGGACAACCGGATTGCTAGGGGCATTGTTCTGGTGCCGTGTCTGCTGCTCGGGGGTGCGTTTCTTGCCACGGCAGCCTGGGGCCAGGGTCCTGCGGCAGATAATCGCTGGCTGGCGGTGGCCATCGGACTTGGTTTGTGTCTGGCGGGGGGGCTATCCCAACTGGGCTCCGAGGCTGATACTCAAAACCCATCCGACACTCCAAACTCAGACCAATGAGCAAAGTGTGCTCATATAATTGGGTTACCCCAGAATCGTCACGTTGAGACTGTTTTTACTTTGTTCGCAGGGTCTCTTTGGTCGCCTGTTTGTGTCGACCATGCTGTGATTTCGTGGACGCTTGGATTGTCTTAAATGCTCTTGAGTCGCATCAAGCATGGTAAACAAAGTCTGTTTGTATGTGGCCAGGTCCATCAGCAAGAGTACAGCTCATTTCATGCTTGATATCTGACGCGTAAGCCTTGTCAAGATATGCATCGTCTTGCTTGAGACGCCTGAATTGCTTCGATTTCTGCACGGATTTGATGGTTGATATCTCAATTGCGGTTTCAAAGTCCGGTCACAAACCAGGACGAGTCAGACGACACTCATCTGGGTTGGTTCGCTTTCGCTTTCCCCCGCCCGCTTCCATGACGCCTAAGCAGGCTAGTGCCGCTCAAGAACAGCATGAGGATCATCGGGGCAACGACGTCTCCAGCATGTCACCCAAACGCTCGGTGTTGGCTTCAAGGATTGGTGCTCTGCAGGAGCTGATCGGGAGTGGAGCACGACGGCTGAAGCGATGGCCACTGCTGAGCTGGACGTGCATTGCTTCCAGCTTGATCAGCTGTCAATCCCTGGTGACCAGCGGCCTGAATCAACCACGGATCGCCGTGATGTTGCCATTCGGTCCTGGAGATGAGCAGCTGCGTCGACAATTCCTGCGTGGCTTCACGGTCGGTGAGGACAGTGTCAAAGCCTGTTCTGTGACGCCGCCGTCGTCCTCCTGGATCGGTCTCCCCCCTGACACATCCCCGTCTGACGTCCTTCCGGAGGCTGCCAACCAGCAACTGCTTGTGGCACCGCCAGGGGCTGACCTGCGGGCGTTTGGCAGGTTGGCGAAAGCCAGGGACCTCAGTGTCCTACTGCCGTTTCAGCGCGGTTCATCGCTGGGACGCCTGGCTGGACTGGAAGGCAGCGACCGCCTCTGGCCTTTGGTTCCATCGCGCAGGAAGGATCTCGAGGCCATTGCTGCGGCTTCCCTGGGTAAAGGCTGGGACTGGGCGATGGTTGTTCGCGATCCTGATTCCCTGGAATCGTCGGAAGTCGAGACCTTCGTTGACCTCTTTTTTGATGCCGGTGGGGGCGTGAAGTCCTACACGAGCAGCGATATCCAGTCGGTTGACCCGGAGGATGAAGCGGCGTTCCAGAGATTCTCCGAGGACATGCTCTGGTCCCGTGTTCCGACCATGGTGGTTGCTGCGGACCCCAACGGTGAGCTGGCCCAGAAACTTCGGGATGCCCAGCGCAAGGCTGAATTCGGCCTTGAACTCCCTGCGGTCCCCAACTGGGTGTGGATCAGCGGCAGCACCGTGCTGGCCGAGGTGTCTGAACAGCCTTGGCAACAACTCGGTCTGATGCATGCAGCTCGCGGTGAGGGCTGGTCGTCCTTTGCCAAAGCCTTCGAAACGCGCTGGGGAGATCAGCCCACGTTGCTTGAGGCCTCCGGCTACGACACGGCTCGCGTGCTGGCCCTCGCTGGGACGGCACCACCGCCCTTGTCCAGTGAGGGAACACCGGATGCCATGGGCTGGGTGGATCCAGATGCCAAACCCGTTCCTCTCTGTGAAGGCTTCCAGTTGCGTCAGCAGAGCAAGTCGCTTCGAATTCCAGCAGCGGCGAGTGATTTCCGCCTGATGCCAGCTCAGGCCCCCTCGGGTTCAGCGTCGGCTGGATTGCTCAGGGGATGACTGTCTGATCCAGGGATCTGTTGGGGGTGGTGGCGACGGCTGTGACTAAGCCAACGTCCCCTGCCTCTGGACCGCGGCTTCGGGCGGGTTGTGTCGCTCAAGCAGAGCATTGATGTGCGTGCCTGGGGCATGAATCGAGCCCTGTGAGCAAGATCACAGGTTTGCTTGAAGGAGATCAATGAGCACAGCGATTGATCTTGCGATGGTGTGTTTGTCGGAGAGAAACCTACAAAAACAACAGGTTTCTGACCGTTTAAATCTTCCTAAACCACCACAATCATGACCTTCATTCCTCGCCGCAACCTTGCAAATCCTGCCACAACCATCCAGGCTTCCCCTGGATTCACGATGCCACGTCAAACCGTTTCTTCCTCCCAGCCTGCCGCTGCTGCTGAGGTCGTTAATGCACTGCCTGTGAATTCAGCAGCATCGCTGAATCTGCCACAAACAGTTTTGAATACTGGTGTGCTGCAGTCAACGAATCTTGGTGCGGCAACTCAACTTGGAGCCATGACTCGCTCCTTTAATGTTGGAATTGATAGGACCTGGAATATTGGCAGCTTCCTAGGTGTGGCGAACGAGAAGAGTTACAGTAAATTTCTTGGTGTTGATAAAAACCTGTCCAATGTGAATTTCAACCCCAGTGCTGGTGTTGCGGGTTTGAAATTTAAAACAGGCAATAACAAATTAAAGGCAGGTTTGGATCTGCAGGCCGGTTATGGTTTGGGTTCATTTTCAATTGAAGGCAGTTTGAATGCTGAGGTGAGCCTTGATGCCGATGGTTTGTCCTTCAGCGCCACCACCTTTGACCCATCAATCAATCTGGAATTGCCCTATGCCTATCTGAATCTCGATGCTGTAGGCCAGGTCAAGTTGAATCCCAGCTTGAAACTCTGGTACGACGTCTGGCTTGCCTCCGGTCAAACGGGCAATCTGCTGTCGTCACTGAAGACCAATGTGAATGTGAAGCGGTCTTTGGTTGATCTCGATACGCGTGACATCACCGGTAGCGGTTATTCCAAGAATTTCAATATTGGAGCCCTCTCCGCAACAGCTCGTCTGCCAAGGATTAGCGATGCCTCTGTTCTGGCATCTGTTCCTGGCTCCATTAGCAGTGATCAGGATTGGAGTCAGGGTTTTGGCGATGGTGTCGCCTACGGCGTCAGTGGATCGTCCAATTTGGTCGATCTGGACATGTCACTGGGTCAGGTTGCAAGTTATTTCGGGATCCCACTGACATTTAACAAGTCGGTGTGGGGTGGGGCCTTGCGTGCATCGGGAACTCTGCTCGATGCCACCGTGGGGATTGAAGCGGGTATTGATTACGATGCCAACGTCGCGCTGAAACCGAACGTTTACGCCATCGTTGAAGGCAGCACCCGCAAGCACGATATTTTCGACGACGACTTGCTCTCCAACAACCAGTTCCGTGATGCAAACAACGATGGAAAGATTTCAGTCACTGTTGAAGCCGACCCGATCATCGCTGCCAGTGCATCCGCTTCGATCAACACCGATGTGAATGCTGAAGCTGAATTGCTTGCGGCCAGTGTTCGCGTCAACAAATGGGGTATCAAGAAGAACTGGAATGTCGGTCCTCTCTGGGAAGGTGGTCCATGGTCCATCGCGTCCAATGAAATTGAGTTGGTGGATATCAGCAAGACCGTTGCGCTCTCAGATGTTGCCCCTGGGCTGCAAAGCCAGCTCTCCACCAGTTTCGAGTTGCCGGTGATCTGATGCGTGATGGATTCCTCAACGGAGTGTTGAACCAACCCGCCGTCAGTGTCATCGGTTCGGTGATGCCTGCGGCGGGTTTCCGTTGTTGGGATCAACTGGATGTTGCGTTCAACCGGATCTTGCGTTCCTCCGGATGTTGAGTTCAACCCGATACCCACCTACGTTGATTTGGAAGGTCTTGCTGCATCGCGATGCTTCGCCTCAGCGAGTTGCGGCTCCCACTCGACCACCAGCCGCAGGATCTTGAGTCGGCGTTGCTGCGGCGTCTGCGTATCCCGCCTGAACGGCTGATTGGGCACAGATTGGTGAAGCGCAGTGTCGATGCACGCCGCAGGGATCGGATCGAGTTGATCTACAGCGTTGATGTGCGTGTCAAAGGGGAGGCGTCTCTGCTGCGGCGCAGAGGCAAACAGGCGCGCTTGCGCCCTGCTCCAGACAAGCGCTATCGCCTTTTGGGATCCGCATCGGAGGGGTTCCCTGCGGTTCCTGATGATCGCCCCGTTGTGGTCGGTGCCGGACCATGCGGCTATTTCGCGGCACTGCTTCTGGCCCAGATGGGCCTTCGTCCTCTGCTGCTGGAGCGCGGCCAGCCGGTGAAGCAACGCACGCAGCAAACCTTCGGGTTCTGGCAGGGCCGTTTGCGGTTTGATCCAGAGTCGAATGCTCAGTTCGGCGAGGGGGGTGCCGGCACTTTCTCCGATGGCAAGCTCTACAGCCAGGTGAGTGATCCTGAGCATTACGGCCGCAAGGTGCTGGAGGAGCTGGTCGCCAGTGGTGCCAACCCAGACATCCTCACGGTCCATCGCCCCCACATCGGCACGTTCAAGTTGGCGACGGTCGTCAGAGGGCTGCGTGCGCGAATCGAGGCCTTAGGCGGTGAAGTGCGATTCGGCTGCCGTGTTGACCGATTTTTGCTGTGCGGCAGTGCGGCCGGCAAACCGAAGCAGATCGCTGGGGTACGACTGGCCAATGGGGAGGAGCTTGGTTGCCGTCATGTGGTGTTGGCGCCGGGGCACTCAGCCCGTGACTGCTTCGCCATGCTGGAGGAGGTTGGCGTGCAACTGGAGCCCAAGCCGTTTTCCGTGGGGGTTCGCATCGAGCATCCCCAGCCCTTGATTGATCAGGCGCGCTGGGGGGACATGGCCGGGCATCCCCGCCTTGGCGCGGCTGAGTACAAGCTGGTGCACCACGCCAGCAATGGGCGGTGTGTCTACAGCTTCTGCATGTGCCCCGGCGGATTTGTGGTGGGCGCCACCTCGGAAGAGGGCCGGGTCGTGACCAATGGAATGAGTCAACACTCCCGCAACGAACGCAATGCCAACAGTGGGTTGGTGGTGAATCTGGAGCCTGAGGATCTTGCCCCCTATGAACGCTTCTCCGGAGATCCCTTGGCAGGGGTTGCCCTGCAAAGGGATCTGGAACGACGCGCTTTTCAGCTGGGCGGGGCAACGTATGCGGCGCCGGCCCAGCGCCTGGAGGATTTTCTGGCGCAGCGGCCTTCCATCCATCTCGGCGAGATTGAGGCGTCGTATCAGCCAGGGGTTGCCCCTGCTGATCTGGCGCAGGCCTTGCCGGAAGCATTGATTGCTGCGTTGCGGGAGGCTTTGCCGGTCTTCGCCAAACGTTTGCCGGGTTACGACCATCCCGATGCTGTCCTGACAGGAGTTGAAACGCGCACGTCTTCACCGGTCCGCATTCCACGGGATCAGGACATGGAATCTCTGAATACCCGTGGGCTGATCCCTGCCGGTGAGGGAGCCGGCTACGCCGGAGGGATTCTTTCGGCTGGAATCGATGGCATCAGGGCCGCGGAAGCGGTGGCTCGACAACTTGTTCAGACAGCTCCTCAATCAGCCGCCTGACTCACGATTCCGCTCCATTGCACTGCTTTCACCTGATCCCGTCGCCAGGAGTGGAACAGGTCGGGCTCACCAACGGTGCAGAGCGGGCAGTGGGCGATGCGTTCGCTGGCGATTCCCGCACTCTGGAGTTGCAACCTGGCGGCGACTCGGATGTCCAGGCGATGCCTCCCCGGATGCTGATCCCGCAGGATGGCTTCACTTTTAAGACGGTCAGCATCGCCTGGAATCGCGGCGGAGATGGCCTCGACCACCTCCGTTCCCACCTGATACCGCTCCCCGCTCACGGCGGGTCCCAGGGCTACCAACAACGCCTCACGGTTGGCACCCAGGGATTCCAGACGCTGAATGGCCGCCGGCAGGATCTTCGCGGCCACGCCTCGCCAGCCGGCATGGCAGGCCGCTGCGTGCCCGCTGCCTGGATCGGCGATCAGCACCGGTGTGCAATCGGCCCCGCAAACCCAGAGGCTTTGGCCGCCAGCATCGCTGACCAATCCGTCTGCTTCCGGCCAGGGCGCCCGGGCCGCCACGCTGGCGTTCAGCACGATTCCGCTGTGGATCTGCTGAGGCCTGTGCACACTCACCCCAGCGCTGACGTAGCCCACCAGCTCGTCCGGCCCTCGGCCATGCCAGCGGCGGGTGAAAAAGCCATGCTCGAACCCTTCGTCCGTTAGCAGATTGGACTGCAGGTAATAGCCGCCGTAACAGCCCACCCATGTCCAGCCCTCAAGGGTGTTGAAGCTGCTGTCGGGTTGCTGGAACGGATCGCTGCAGGTCAAGGTCCTCAGGGCATGGGCACATCACGCATCATCCAGAAACCGGCAAACGACTGCTGCTCAGGAGTGGTCTGGATGGCGATGAATTGGAGCCCTTTCACCTGCTCCCTGGCGCTGTTGAACGCCGTGTCGATCTCGTCGGCGGCCTGAGCCTCGAGATCGCTCACCAGCCATCGGTCGTCCTGACCGGCCTCCAGCACAAGTTGCCGTCGGTCCAGCATCAGCCTCACCGGTTCCAGACCTCCCAGCCATCCCGCAACCGCCAAGGCCCGGGACTGGCTAAACAGGCGCAGGCCTGGAACGGATGCCTCATCGTCAATCCCCTCCGGTACGGGGATCAGGCCGCTGAAATCCATCGGCCATGTGTTGGCTTCCCGCAGCAATCCCGCCGGCAGGGCCGCCCAGCTCCAGGCGTCCCCCTGGGCGGCTTCTGGGAGCGGCACCGGTGGGGCTGGAACCGTGGCGGGAGGCGGGGCCAGTGGGCCAGCCATGAATCCCTTCTCCTGGGGATAGACCAGTTGCTCGCGTTCCGTCAGCCAATCGAGCAGGGCATAGGTGCGCCGGCTGGCAATCATCTCCAGATCCAGCTCTGCGGCGGCCCGTTGCACCATGGTGCGCATGGAGCTGCGCCAGCAACGCAGGCGAAGAGGGCGGCCCCATCCCCCGGTCTCAGCATCAGCGATGGCGTCCTTCAGGGCCGCCGCCAGCCACAGGGAATTGACCTCGCCGGACGGACAGCTCCGCACGAACTGGAAGCTGCCTTCACTGCCGAACGCCGGTGGCGTTGTCGTGATCAGCAGTTCCCAGCGCTTGCGCCCGTCCTCCTCAAGGATCGGACGGGAATAGAAGTCGAGCTCCCAGTCCGATCCTGTCTTGGCAGGGGCTGTCATTCAGCTGGCTGGTCCTGTTGTTGAAGCACGCTCTGGGCACGGGCGGCACGGTCTTCGGCCTCAGCCATCACCTTGTCTCTCTCCACCAGCAGTTCCCCCGGAGGACCCTCCAGAAGAGCAGTGTTCAGACCGATTCGGCCACGGCCCGGATCCAGTTCGGTGATCATCGCCTTCACCCGGTCCCCCTGATCGAAGACCTCTCGGATGGAGCGAAGGCTGCCATTGGTGATGACGGACTGATGCAGCAGACCGCTGACACCGCCCAGGTCGATGAACAACCCATAAGGCTTGACAGCGGCAACCTGACCCTCCACCAGCTCGCCGACTTTCAACTCCTGGAAACGGGCAGCCAGGGCGGCTCGCTTTTCAGACAAAACAAGTTTGCGGGTTTCCGAGTTCACCTCAAGAAAGGCAACTCCAAGGGTCTTGCCGACAAGCTCCTGATGGTTCTCACCGTTTTGGAGCTGGGAGCGGGGGATGAAGCCCCGTAGTCCTTCGAGATCGCAGGTGACACCGCCACGGTTGAAGCCGTTGACGATCACCTGCACGACAAGGCCCTGCTTCTCCATCTCCTTCACCTTGTCCCAGCTCTTGCGAAGTGCCAGAGCCCGGCAACTGATGGTGACCATGCCATCGGCGTTCTGCTCGCGTGTGACCAGGACCTCCACTTCGAGTCCCTTTGGAAACCGCTCGCGGAAGTTGGTGATCACACCAAGGCCGGCTTCGCTTTTGGGCATGAAACCAGGTGCCTTGCCTCCGATATCCACGTAGACGCCATCACTCTCCAGGCCGATCACCTTGCCTTTGACCACCTCTCCTGTGGTGCCAACCGGTTCGTTCTCGTCGAGGGCTGCGAGAAACGCATCCTCATCGAAGTCGAAATCATCAACACTGCGTGGGCCTCCTGCGTCCTGCTGCCGACGGGAAGCGTTCTGATCCGGCGCGCCGAGCAGATCAGCCATGGTCATGCCATCCATGGCGCCCATGTCGAAGCGCTCGTCGTCAGCCAGTGAGTCCGCCGGTGCAGCGTCGAAGGGTCGCGTCGGTGCCGAGAGCCCGGCAGCCTTTTCGAGTTGGCGGGCTTTTTCAGCAGCGGCTTCGGCAACCTTCCTGGCCTCGGCGGCCTCGCGCTCCAGGCGTTCCTGTTCTTCCTGCCGCCGATTGATCTGCATCACCTGCAGCGGCTTGCGGGTTGTATCGGCAGCCGGTTTCGCTGCCTTGGGCCTGTTGGGCTGCGGACTGCCGGCTGACGCCATGGACCATCGGGGTCATCGATCGATCAGTCTGACAGTCAGGGCGAGAATGCCTACTCCTTCGATGCGTAGATGGGCCTGCCTGATCGCCGCTTCGAACACCTGCGACAGCCCGAAGCGTTGGCTGCAGCCCAGCGTCCTGGTTCAACCATTGTCTGGCCGATGGGAGCCCTTGAACAGCACGGGCCTCAGCTGCCTCTGAACACCGATGCCCTGTTCGCGAATCGCATTCTTGATGCGGTTTTGAAACGCCTGCCAGCGGACTTTCCGATCTGGCGATTACCAGCGCAGTCCATTGGTTTTTCTCCTGAGCATGGCGATTTCCCAGGCACCCTCAGCCTGCCTGCAGACCTGCTGATTGATCTGCTTGAGAGCGTCGGCTCGCAACTGGCAGCCATGGGGTTCCAGCGGCTGGTGTTGTTCAACGCCCATGGAGGACAGATTGCCCTGCTTCAGGTGGCTGCCCGCCAGCTCCGCCGACGAGCCGCTTCGATGGCCGTCCTTCCCTGTTTCCTCTGGAGCGGAGTCGATGGTCTCGACACCCTGATACCCAGGGAGGAACTGGAACAGGGGCTCCATGCCGGCCTGGCTGAGACCAGCCTGATGCTGCATCTCGCCCCGGATCTCGTGGGTACCGATCGCCCTGTGGACGGTCTCCACCGTTCCGGGCAGGTCTCTCAGCCTCCGCACGGATGGTCCCTGGAAGGGGCAGCACCCTGTGCCTGGCTGACGTCGGATCTCAGTGAGACAGGGGTGATCGGCGATAGCCGCGAATCCTCAGCAGCCCTTGGTGAAGCCCTCGAAAATCGACTTGTGGACCACTGGCAGACACTTCTGGAGTCGCTGCTGAACTCCGATTGGCCACCGAAGAAAAGACTCGACGCGTCCTGAACTGAGAACCCTGAGGTCCAAGAGTTTGGGAATGCTGGTTATTCTCAGATCCACAAAACGTGGTGAGCTCCGTTCTATGACGACCCTCAATGCACCTACGGCTGCTGTGATGGAGGGCCAGGATGCACTGCCGGACTTCACAACCGCTGCCTACAAGGACGCATACAGCCGCATCAACGCCATCGTGATTGAGGGGGAGCAGGAAGCTCATGACAACTACATCTCTCTGGGAACACTGATTCCCGATCAGGCTGAGGAACTCACCCGATTGGCTCGCATGGAGATGAAGCACATGAAGGGCTTCACCTCATGTGGACGAAACCTCGGCGTTGAGGCGGACATGGCGTTTGCAAAAACCTTTTTCGAGCCCCTTCATGGCAATTTCCAGGCAGCGATGACGGAGGGCAAGGTGGTGACCTGCCTGCTGATTCAGGCACTCCTGATTGAGGCTTTTGCCATCTCGGCGTATCACATTTACATCCCTGTCGCCGATCCTTTCGCCCGCAAGATCACTGAGGGGGTGGTAAAGGACGAATACACCCATCTAAATTACGGCCAGGAATGGCTGAAGGCTAATTTCGAGGCCAGCAAGGACGAGCTGTTCGAGGCCAACAAAGCCAACCTTCCGTTGATCCGCTCGATGCTGGAAGAGGTGGCCGCTGATGCAGCAGTCCTGCACATGGAAAAAGAGGATCTGATCGAGGACTTCCTGATCGCCTACCAGGAAGCGCTGTCTGAAATTGGATTCAGCTCCCGCGAGATTGCTCGCATGGCTGCTGCAGCCTTGTCGATCTGATCGACAGGTCCCGGTGTCAAGCCGGTTCCCCAAGGGGCACGTACGTCCCCAACCTCTCGCCGTGGGAGCATGGGCGGTCGGGACTGCTCCCATGGAATTTCACCGCGCGGCATGTTTGGTCTGATCGGACACTCCACGAGTTTCGAGGCAGCCCGCCGCAAGGCGCTGGAACTCGGGTTCGACCACATCGCAGACGGTGATCTGGACGTTTGGTGCAGTGCCCCTCCGCAGTTGGTCGAACACGTCGAGGTCACGAGTCCGGTGGGAACCCGCATCAAGGGTGCCTATATCGATTCATGCTTCGTGCCGGAGATGCTGAGTCGCTTCAAAACAGCTCGGCGCAAGGTGTTGAACGCCATGGAGCTCTCCCAGAAAAAAGGCATCAACATCACGGCTCTCGGCGGATTCACCTCAATCATTTTTGAGAACTTCAATCTGCTTCAACACAAGACCGTGCGGAGCACGACCCTGGAGTGGGAGCGTTTCACCACAGGCAACACCCATACCGCCTGGGTGATCTGTCGCCAGGTTGAAAACAATGCGCCATCGCTGGGAATCGACCTGACCAAGGCCAAGGTGGCGGTTGTCGGTGCCACAGGCGACATCGGAAGTGCGGTTTGTCGCTGGCTGACGGCTCGGACCGGTGTGGGCGAGCTGCTTCTCGTCGCTCGCCAGCAACAACCCCTGGTCGACCTTCAGCAGGAACTCGGGGGCGGGCGTGTCCTCAGTCTGGACGAGGCTCTGCCGGAGGCTGATGTGGTGGTGTGGGTGGCCAGCATGCCGCGCACGTTGCAGATCGACCAAGACAGCCTGCGCAAGCCCTGTCTGATGATTGATGGGGGCTATCCAAAGAATCTGGATGCCAAGGTCGCCGGCGGCGATATCCATGTTCTCAAGGGCGGCATCGTCGAGTTCTGTCGGGATATCGGCTGGTCGATGATGGAAATCGCCGAAATGGAGAAGCCCCAGAGGCAGATGTTTGCCTGCTTTGCAGAGGCCATGCTGCTTGAATTCGAGCAGTGCCACACAAACTTCAGCTGGGGGAGGAACAACATCACTCTCGAGAAAATGGATTTCATCGGAGCGGCATCTGTACGTCATGGTTTTTCAACCCTGAATCTGCAGTCCAAGCTCCACGCCGCCGCCGCCTGATCCCGCCGCCATGCCCCGACGCCCCCTTCTCGAGTTTGAAAAGCCTCTGGTGGAGCTGGAGCAGCAGATTGATCAGATCCGTCAGCTGGCTCGTGATTCCGAAGTGGACGTCAGTCAGCAATTGCTGCAGCTTGAGACGTTGGCCGAGCGACGGCGCCAGGAGATCTTCCAGGGACTCACACCGGCCCAGAAAATTCAGGTGGCTCGACACCCCCATCGGCCAAGCACCCTGGATTTCATCCAGATGTTCTGTGACGACTGGATTGAGTTGCACGGTGATCGCCGCGGGAATGATG from the Synechococcus sp. KORDI-100 genome contains:
- a CDS encoding long-chain acyl-[acyl-carrier-protein] reductase — translated: MFGLIGHSTSFEAARRKALELGFDHIADGDLDVWCSAPPQLVEHVEVTSPVGTRIKGAYIDSCFVPEMLSRFKTARRKVLNAMELSQKKGINITALGGFTSIIFENFNLLQHKTVRSTTLEWERFTTGNTHTAWVICRQVENNAPSLGIDLTKAKVAVVGATGDIGSAVCRWLTARTGVGELLLVARQQQPLVDLQQELGGGRVLSLDEALPEADVVVWVASMPRTLQIDQDSLRKPCLMIDGGYPKNLDAKVAGGDIHVLKGGIVEFCRDIGWSMMEIAEMEKPQRQMFACFAEAMLLEFEQCHTNFSWGRNNITLEKMDFIGAASVRHGFSTLNLQSKLHAAAA